A single Eulemur rufifrons isolate Redbay chromosome 9, OSU_ERuf_1, whole genome shotgun sequence DNA region contains:
- the LOC138391561 gene encoding keratin-associated protein 4-6 isoform X1 encodes MVSSCCGSVCSDQSCGQETCCQPSCCQTTCCRTTCCRPSCCVSSCCRPHCCISSCCRPSCSVSSCCRPQCCQSVCCQPTCCRPSCSVSSCCRPSCSVSSCCRPQCCQSVCCQPTCCRPSCCISSCCRPSCSVSSCCRPQCCQSVCCQPTCCRPSCSVSSCCCPSCSVSSCCRPQCCQSVCCQPTCCRPSCCISSCCRPSCSVSSCCRPSCSVSSCCRPQCCQSVCCQPTCCRPSCYVSSCCQPQCCQPTCCRPSCCLRPVCGRVSCHTTCYRPTCVISTCPRPLCCASSCC; translated from the exons ATGGTCAGCTCCTGTTGTGGCTCCGTCTGCTCTGACCAGAGCTGTGGCCAGGAGACCTGCTGCCAACCCAGCTGCTGCCAGACCACCTGCTGCAGGACCACCTGctgccgccccagctgctgcGTGTCCAGCTGCTGCAGGCCACA CTGCTGCATCTCCAGCTGCTGCCGCCCCAGCTGCTCTGTGTCCAGCTGCTGCAGGCCCCAGTGCTGCCAGTCTGTGTGCTGCCAGCCCACCTGCTGCCGCCCCAGCTGCTCTGTGTCCAGCTGCTGCCGCCCCAGCTGCTCTGTGTCCAGCTGCTGCAGGCCCCAGTGCTGCCAGTCTGTGTGCTGCCAGCCCACCTGctgccgccccagctgctgcatcTCCAGCTGCTGCCGCCCCAGCTGCTCTGTGTCCAGCTGCTGCAGGCCCCAGTGCTGCCAGTCTGTGTGCTGCCAGCCCACCTGCTGCCGCCCTAGCTGCTCTGTGTCCAGCTGCTGCTGCCCCAGCTGCTCTGTGTCCAGCTGCTGCAGGCCACAGTGCTGCCAGTCTGTGTGCTGCCAGCCCACCTGctgccgccccagctgctgcatcTCCAGCTGCTGCCGCCCCAGCTGCTCTGTGTCCAGCTGCTGCCGCCCCAGCTGCTCTGTGTCCAGCTGCTGCAGGCCCCAGTGCTGCCAGTCTGTGTGCTGCCAGCCCACCTGCTGCCGCCCCAGCTGCTATGTTTCCAGCTGTTGCCAGCCCCAGTGCTGCCAGCCCACCTGCTGCCGTCCCAGCTGCTGCCTGCGTCCAGTCTGTGGCCGAGTCTCCTGCCACACCACTTGCTATCGCCCAACCTGCGTCATCTccacctgcccccgccccctgTGCTGCGCCTCCTCTTGCTGCTGA
- the LOC138391561 gene encoding keratin-associated protein 4-6 isoform X8, protein MVSSCCGSVCSDQSCGQETCCQPSCCQTTCCRTTCCRPSCCVSSCCRPQCCQSVCCQPTCCRPSCCISSCCRPSCSVSSCCRPSCSVSSCCRPQCCQSVCCQPTCCRPSCYVSSCCQPQCCQPTCCRPSCCLRPVCGRVSCHTTCYRPTCVISTCPRPLCCASSCC, encoded by the exons ATGGTCAGCTCCTGTTGTGGCTCCGTCTGCTCTGACCAGAGCTGTGGCCAGGAGACCTGCTGCCAACCCAGCTGCTGCCAGACCACCTGCTGCAGGACCACCTGctgccgccccagctgctgcGTGTCCAGCTGCTGCAG GCCACAGTGCTGCCAGTCTGTGTGCTGCCAGCCCACCTGctgccgccccagctgctgcatcTCCAGCTGCTGCCGCCCCAGCTGCTCTGTGTCCAGCTGCTGCCGCCCCAGCTGCTCTGTGTCCAGCTGCTGCAGGCCCCAGTGCTGCCAGTCTGTGTGCTGCCAGCCCACCTGCTGCCGCCCCAGCTGCTATGTTTCCAGCTGTTGCCAGCCCCAGTGCTGCCAGCCCACCTGCTGCCGTCCCAGCTGCTGCCTGCGTCCAGTCTGTGGCCGAGTCTCCTGCCACACCACTTGCTATCGCCCAACCTGCGTCATCTccacctgcccccgccccctgTGCTGCGCCTCCTCTTGCTGCTGA
- the LOC138391561 gene encoding keratin-associated protein 4-12 isoform X5 — MVSSCCGSVCSDQSCGQETCCQPSCCQTTCCRTTCCRPSCCVSSCCRPQCCQSVCCQPTCCHPSCCISSCCRPSCSVSSCCRPHCSVSSCCRPQCCQSVCCQPTCCRPSCCISSCCRPSCSVSSCCRPSCSVSSCCRPQCCQSVCCQPTCCRPSCYVSSCCQPQCCQPTCCRPSCCLRPVCGRVSCHTTCYRPTCVISTCPRPLCCASSCC; from the exons ATGGTCAGCTCCTGTTGTGGCTCCGTCTGCTCTGACCAGAGCTGTGGCCAGGAGACCTGCTGCCAACCCAGCTGCTGCCAGACCACCTGCTGCAGGACCACCTGctgccgccccagctgctgcGTGTCCAGCTGCTGCAGGCCACAGTGCTGCCAGTCTGTGTGCTGCCAGCCCACCTGCTGCCACCCCAGCTGCTGCATCTCCAGCTGCTGCCGCCCCAGCTGCTCTGTGTCCAGCTGCTGCAGGCCCCA CTGCTCTGTGTCCAGCTGCTGCAGGCCACAGTGCTGCCAGTCTGTGTGCTGCCAGCCCACCTGctgccgccccagctgctgcatcTCCAGCTGCTGCCGCCCCAGCTGCTCTGTGTCCAGCTGCTGCCGCCCCAGCTGCTCTGTGTCCAGCTGCTGCAGGCCCCAGTGCTGCCAGTCTGTGTGCTGCCAGCCCACCTGCTGCCGCCCCAGCTGCTATGTTTCCAGCTGTTGCCAGCCCCAGTGCTGCCAGCCCACCTGCTGCCGTCCCAGCTGCTGCCTGCGTCCAGTCTGTGGCCGAGTCTCCTGCCACACCACTTGCTATCGCCCAACCTGCGTCATCTccacctgcccccgccccctgTGCTGCGCCTCCTCTTGCTGCTGA
- the LOC138391561 gene encoding keratin-associated protein 4-6 isoform X6, whose protein sequence is MVSSCCGSVCSDQSCGQETCCQPSCCQTTCCRTTCCRPSCCVSSCCRPQCCQSVCCQPTCCHPSCCISSCCRPSCSVSSCCRPQCCQSVCCRPQCCQSVCCQPTCCRPSCCISSCCRPSCSVSSCCRPQCCQSVCCQPTCCRPSCSVSSCCCPSCSVCCQPQCCQPTCCRPSCCLRPVCGRVSCHTTCYRPTCVISTCPRPLCCASSCC, encoded by the exons ATGGTCAGCTCCTGTTGTGGCTCCGTCTGCTCTGACCAGAGCTGTGGCCAGGAGACCTGCTGCCAACCCAGCTGCTGCCAGACCACCTGCTGCAGGACCACCTGctgccgccccagctgctgcGTGTCCAGCTGCTGCAGGCCACAGTGCTGCCAGTCTGTGTGCTGCCAGCCCACCTGCTGCCACCCCAGCTGCTGCATCTCCAGCTGCTGCCGCCCCAGCTGCTCTGTGTCCAGCTGCTGCAGGCCCCAGTGCTGCCAGTCTGT CTGCTGCAGGCCCCAGTGCTGCCAGTCTGTGTGCTGCCAGCCCACCTGctgccgccccagctgctgcatcTCCAGCTGCTGCCGCCCCAGCTGCTCTGTGTCCAGCTGCTGCAGGCCCCAGTGCTGCCAGTCTGTGTGCTGCCAGCCCACCTGCTGCCGCCCTAGCTGCTCTGTGTCCAGCTGCTGCTGCCCCAGCTGCTCTGT CTGTTGCCAGCCCCAGTGCTGCCAGCCCACCTGCTGCCGTCCCAGCTGCTGCCTGCGTCCAGTCTGTGGCCGAGTCTCCTGCCACACCACTTGCTATCGCCCAACCTGCGTCATCTccacctgcccccgccccctgTGCTGCGCCTCCTCTTGCTGCTGA
- the LOC138391561 gene encoding keratin-associated protein 4-6 isoform X4 produces the protein MVSSCCGSVCSDQSCGQETCCQPSCCQTTCCRTTCCRPSCCVSSCCRPQCCQSVCCQPTCCHPSCCPQCCQSVCCQPTCCRPSCCISSCCRPSCSVSSCCRPQCCQSVCCQPTCCRPSCSVSSCCCPSCSVSSCCRPQCCQSVCCQPTCCRPSCCISSCCRPSCSVCCQPQCCQPTCCRPSCCLRPVCGRVSCHTTCYRPTCVISTCPRPLCCASSCC, from the exons ATGGTCAGCTCCTGTTGTGGCTCCGTCTGCTCTGACCAGAGCTGTGGCCAGGAGACCTGCTGCCAACCCAGCTGCTGCCAGACCACCTGCTGCAGGACCACCTGctgccgccccagctgctgcGTGTCCAGCTGCTGCAGGCCACAGTGCTGCCAGTCTGTGTGCTGCCAGCCCACCTGCTGCCACCCCAGCTGCTGC CCCCAGTGCTGCCAGTCTGTGTGCTGCCAGCCCACCTGctgccgccccagctgctgcatcTCCAGCTGCTGCCGCCCCAGCTGCTCTGTGTCCAGCTGCTGCAGGCCCCAGTGCTGCCAGTCTGTGTGCTGCCAGCCCACCTGCTGCCGCCCTAGCTGCTCTGTGTCCAGCTGCTGCTGCCCCAGCTGCTCTGTGTCCAGCTGCTGCAGGCCACAGTGCTGCCAGTCTGTGTGCTGCCAGCCCACCTGctgccgccccagctgctgcatcTCCAGCTGCTGCCGCCCCAGCTGCTCTGT CTGTTGCCAGCCCCAGTGCTGCCAGCCCACCTGCTGCCGTCCCAGCTGCTGCCTGCGTCCAGTCTGTGGCCGAGTCTCCTGCCACACCACTTGCTATCGCCCAACCTGCGTCATCTccacctgcccccgccccctgTGCTGCGCCTCCTCTTGCTGCTGA
- the LOC138391561 gene encoding keratin-associated protein 4-6 isoform X7, whose amino-acid sequence MVSSCCGSVCSDQSCGQETCCQPSCCQTTCCRTTCCRPSCCVSSCCRPQCCQSVCCQPTCCHPSCCISSCCRPSCSVSSCCRPQCCQSVCCQPTCCRPSCSVSSCCRPSCSVSSCCRPQCCQSVCCQPTCCRPSCCISSCCRPSCSVSSCCRPHCCLRPVCGRVSCHTTCYRPTCVISTCPRPLCCASSCC is encoded by the exons ATGGTCAGCTCCTGTTGTGGCTCCGTCTGCTCTGACCAGAGCTGTGGCCAGGAGACCTGCTGCCAACCCAGCTGCTGCCAGACCACCTGCTGCAGGACCACCTGctgccgccccagctgctgcGTGTCCAGCTGCTGCAGGCCACAGTGCTGCCAGTCTGTGTGCTGCCAGCCCACCTGCTGCCACCCCAGCTGCTGCATCTCCAGCTGCTGCCGCCCCAGCTGCTCTGTGTCCAGCTGCTGCAGGCCCCAGTGCTGCCAGTCTGTGTGCTGCCAGCCCACCTGCTGCCGCCCCAGCTGCTCTGTGTCCAGCTGCTGCCGCCCCAGCTGCTCTGTGTCCAGCTGCTGCAGGCCCCAGTGCTGCCAGTCTGTGTGCTGCCAGCCCACCTGctgccgccccagctgctgcatcTCCAGCTGCTGCCGCCCCAGCTGCTCTGTGTCCAGCTGCTGCAGGCCCCA CTGCTGCCTGCGTCCAGTCTGTGGCCGAGTCTCCTGCCACACCACTTGCTATCGCCCAACCTGCGTCATCTccacctgcccccgccccctgTGCTGCGCCTCCTCTTGCTGCTGA
- the LOC138391561 gene encoding keratin-associated protein 4-6 isoform X2 yields the protein MVSSCCGSVCSDQSCGQETCCQPSCCQTTCCRTTCCRPSCCVSSCCRPQCCQSVCCQPTCCHPSCCISSCCRPSCSVPQCCQSVCCQPTCCRPSCCISSCCRPSCSVSSCCRPQCCQSVCCQPTCCRPSCSVSSCCCPSCSVSSCCRPQCCQSVCCQPTCCRPSCCISSCCRPSCSVSSCCRPSCSVSSCCRPQCCQSVCCQPTCCRPSCYVSSCCQPQCCQPTCCRPSCCLRPVCGRVSCHTTCYRPTCVISTCPRPLCCASSCC from the exons ATGGTCAGCTCCTGTTGTGGCTCCGTCTGCTCTGACCAGAGCTGTGGCCAGGAGACCTGCTGCCAACCCAGCTGCTGCCAGACCACCTGCTGCAGGACCACCTGctgccgccccagctgctgcGTGTCCAGCTGCTGCAGGCCACAGTGCTGCCAGTCTGTGTGCTGCCAGCCCACCTGCTGCCACCCCAGCTGCTGCATCTCCAGCTGCTGCCGCCCCAGCTGCTCTGT GCCCCAGTGCTGCCAGTCTGTGTGCTGCCAGCCCACCTGctgccgccccagctgctgcatcTCCAGCTGCTGCCGCCCCAGCTGCTCTGTGTCCAGCTGCTGCAGGCCCCAGTGCTGCCAGTCTGTGTGCTGCCAGCCCACCTGCTGCCGCCCTAGCTGCTCTGTGTCCAGCTGCTGCTGCCCCAGCTGCTCTGTGTCCAGCTGCTGCAGGCCACAGTGCTGCCAGTCTGTGTGCTGCCAGCCCACCTGctgccgccccagctgctgcatcTCCAGCTGCTGCCGCCCCAGCTGCTCTGTGTCCAGCTGCTGCCGCCCCAGCTGCTCTGTGTCCAGCTGCTGCAGGCCCCAGTGCTGCCAGTCTGTGTGCTGCCAGCCCACCTGCTGCCGCCCCAGCTGCTATGTTTCCAGCTGTTGCCAGCCCCAGTGCTGCCAGCCCACCTGCTGCCGTCCCAGCTGCTGCCTGCGTCCAGTCTGTGGCCGAGTCTCCTGCCACACCACTTGCTATCGCCCAACCTGCGTCATCTccacctgcccccgccccctgTGCTGCGCCTCCTCTTGCTGCTGA
- the LOC138391561 gene encoding keratin-associated protein 4-6 isoform X3 has product MVSSCCGSVCSDQSCGQETCCQPSCCQTTCCRTTCCRPSCCVSSCCRPQCCQSVCCQPTCCHPSCCISSCCRPSCSVSSCCRPQCCQSVCCRPSCSVSSCCRPQCCQSVCCQPTCCRPSCSVSSCCCPSCSVSSCCRPQCCQSVCCQPTCCRPSCCISSCCRPSCSVSSCCRPSCSVSSCCRPQCCQSVCCQPTCCRPSCYVSSCCQPQCCQPTCCRPSCCLRPVCGRVSCHTTCYRPTCVISTCPRPLCCASSCC; this is encoded by the exons ATGGTCAGCTCCTGTTGTGGCTCCGTCTGCTCTGACCAGAGCTGTGGCCAGGAGACCTGCTGCCAACCCAGCTGCTGCCAGACCACCTGCTGCAGGACCACCTGctgccgccccagctgctgcGTGTCCAGCTGCTGCAGGCCACAGTGCTGCCAGTCTGTGTGCTGCCAGCCCACCTGCTGCCACCCCAGCTGCTGCATCTCCAGCTGCTGCCGCCCCAGCTGCTCTGTGTCCAGCTGCTGCAGGCCCCAGTGCTGCCAGTCTGT CTGCTGCCGCCCCAGCTGCTCTGTGTCCAGCTGCTGCAGGCCCCAGTGCTGCCAGTCTGTGTGCTGCCAGCCCACCTGCTGCCGCCCTAGCTGCTCTGTGTCCAGCTGCTGCTGCCCCAGCTGCTCTGTGTCCAGCTGCTGCAGGCCACAGTGCTGCCAGTCTGTGTGCTGCCAGCCCACCTGctgccgccccagctgctgcatcTCCAGCTGCTGCCGCCCCAGCTGCTCTGTGTCCAGCTGCTGCCGCCCCAGCTGCTCTGTGTCCAGCTGCTGCAGGCCCCAGTGCTGCCAGTCTGTGTGCTGCCAGCCCACCTGCTGCCGCCCCAGCTGCTATGTTTCCAGCTGTTGCCAGCCCCAGTGCTGCCAGCCCACCTGCTGCCGTCCCAGCTGCTGCCTGCGTCCAGTCTGTGGCCGAGTCTCCTGCCACACCACTTGCTATCGCCCAACCTGCGTCATCTccacctgcccccgccccctgTGCTGCGCCTCCTCTTGCTGCTGA